The DNA segment TCGCGTTAGCGAAGTACAAACTTGCTTCAGCCTAAAAATACTCATCGCAAACGCGAAGCTTGATCAACTTGACTCTACGCGAATATGAGACCAACATCGTGAACGCGTAGGCAAAGAGGCCAGAAGACTCAGTTGACcacttcctctatgcgaacgtggGACCTCCATTGCGAACGCGTAGGCCAACAACTTCAGTGCTTCGCGAGACctccatcgcgaatgcgaagcacaaAATCCCACCTGCCTCCagttcctcttcgcgaacgcgggactcccctcgcgaacgcgaagaaggaaaccagaactggagagcaccagaaaatctgcaattattcacaagtccaaaatgatccATTAACCACTAGAAAtaaacccgaggcccccgggacctcaaccaaacatacctacaagtcctaaaacatcatatgaacttagtcgacCCTTCAAAACatatcaaacaacaacaaaaacatgaatcaccctccaatccaaacttaatgaactttgaaacttcaaacttctacaaccgatgtTGAAACtcatcaaaccacgtccgattgacctcaaattttgcacacaagtcatattcgatagTACGGACCTAATCCAACTTCCGAAAGCGGAATCCGAcgccgatatcaaaaagtccacttccggtcaaactttccaaaaaaattcaactttcggcatttcaagcctaattcagctacagacctccaaaacacaatctggacgcgctcctaagtccaaaatcacccaattgaGCTACGGAACcgacgaaactccattccggagtcgtcttcacaGAGTTTCGACTACGGTCAAAATCCTAGAACTTAAGCTTCCGTTTTAAGGACTAAGTATCTCAAAATACTCCGAAACCAAAAACAGAACcccccgacaagtcacataagcaGGAAAAGATACGGGGGAAGCAGTAAATAAGGGATCGGGACtaatactctcaaaacgaccggtcaaaTCGTTACATTTTTTATTTAATCATCAAGTATATTCGATACTCACTGACTCGACTAATTCAGTTTTGCCCCACATGGGGTCAGTAAAACGGGAAGTGCTCCATACTAGAATTTCTCCATTGTTCCTATAACATATCTCCGATTAAGAGCGGAGGGATCATATTTTTTTCTTGCAATGGTATTacttgccccccccccccctaaattcaagaaatattttattaatttcttgCTGAAAATATCAAATCAGCAGTTTTATTATTTAGCTCTTGCCGACCACAGTGGTAATAACTCTGTGGCCTTACCGACATTActttttatctttttgttttctaattgCAATttgtaaatatatattttttttaaaaacaaaaaacaatGCTTCCCTAGTCATACTGATAACTTTAAGCCGCAAGATTTTTATATTGCTGTTACATCTGTCCATCATGTAAAAACAAAATTGAACATATTTCATTTGAAACTTTAGTTGCAAATTGCAATGTGCAGCAGCTAAAGTTTTTTATTCATAATTACACCACGTTGTAGTATTCTCGCACTGATCTGAAAATTCTCATTTTGTTCTCTCTGTTTAagctttttattttattagagGTCAGCAGTGATTTTACATTGTCTAAGTATAACCTATAAGTCAGATTAGAGGCATAATTAGAAGCAGCCGTTAATACTTCTATATATTAGAGTGGGTTATCTACAACACACTTTTAGATTGTGGCTCATCCGTGAACCCTACATGAATATGGAATACTTTGTGCACTGAACTACCTTTTTATTTCGGTGGTTGGACGGATTAAAGAATGAATGTGATACAAAGAGAGCATATTCAACATGTATAAGAGTTCGTACTTTAAGATGGGCAACACTGCCCTAAAGGTGCATTCAGAGGCGGATTCAGAATTTGAGGCTTATGGGTTCCTATCGTTATTTCAGATTAATATGCAATAATAATTGGATTCACAATCAGATATTTACCaatatttagtgaatttcttaatataaatacatGGTCTACGCAAGAGTTATTGGGTTCCGGGAACCCTAGTCCATGCACTAGGTCCGCCCCTGGGTGCATTGGTTGTCTTGTCATTTCTGCCAACGCCCAACGATGCGGTCCTAGCTTAATTAATCATGCAGGTTATGCCTCCGAAGTTATTTTTTAACAATATTACATAAtagaataataacaacaacatgTTTCGTCATTTCTGCCAACGCCCAACGATGCGGTCCTAGCTTAATTAATCATGCAAGTCATGCCTTCGAAGTTGTTTTTTAACAATATTACGTaatacaataataacaacaacatatTTCATCATTTCTGCCAGCGCCCAACAATGCGGTCCTAACTTAATTAGTCATGCCTCCGCAGTTGTTTTTAACAATATTACTTAATACaattacaacaacaacattatTATTAAAAACAACTGCGGAGGcatgattgttgttgttgttattattgttttacGTAATATTGTTAAAAAACAACTTCAGATGCATGATTAATTAAGCTAGGATCGCAGTAAAATTTCATAAGTGGGATCTGGAGAGGATAGATCAGCGTACGCAAATCTTATCCCTACATTATAGAGGTAGATGGGTTATTTCCGATAGACACTCGGCTCAAAGAAAGCGATTCCAAAACATATtcgaagaaaggaaaaaaaatatgtcGAAAGTACCGACAAAAATAATACGATAATACTAATaaaagaatagaaaaaaaaaacaatacggAACAATATTACATTTTAAAACTCAGTCCATATCAAACAACATCACAAAAATAGATAAGGACAATGTGACAAACTAATCACCCCTGCCCTACATTTTAATATTTGCAGTGTACAATTAACGGCATGCGTCACGCCCTTAGACTTTTGTGTGAATTTACAAGTATTTTATTCCTCAATTATATCCATCAATTTATATGGTtaacatttatttatttattttgggtGCAAATTCACATGGTTTACTTAATGGCACAGTTTCTTGAATTATAAACAAATTCATGTTACCCCTGTTCCAATATCGTCTGCACTAAAACAGACAAAAAAAAATGTTTACTCGCATATATTAGGCGCGGCCCTTCCTTGAATCTTTACACAGATACTTTGTGTATCAGACTGTCTTTTACTTGCACACGTTATTTTCGTCAAATCAATGAGTGTAATGCATGCGTATTCAATATAAACTTTGTACTCCCTTCCGTCCTATTTAGTTATACTTTGGCTAAAAATAGTTGTTTTAAAATAATCAtggtttaaaaaaaaaacaagaaagagttactTATATTTTTTGCAATTTTACCCTTTCTACTCTAATAAATGTTCCTCAAAGAAGTAAAAGAGATTaaggggagaaattaaaaaatagccagatttataagtggtcattctaaaatagtcacagtttcaaaagtaattgaaatttagtcacttttcatgtaaagataaatttgaacgaaaacattgttcaaaatccgaaaaaatacttcaatataatatactggaattccagtataatataccggtccagtatattatactggaactttccgtgtgttggagttctaacataatatgttggaagttcatacacaggtgcaccgatctccagtacattatgctggaacttttcgtgttgcagcaaaataatgattatttttcaatgactttgcaaacgctggctatttttgaatgactagtccgaaaactggctagccggTGCTATTTTTATGAGATTGAGAGATCTAAGAATAAATAAGGGCAATTCAATCAAATAACTCATATTAGTAATGTTTTCTTAAAGTATGCGTGCAAAAGGCTAAGTAGGAGAGAGTATTGATTAATCGTGATTAAGTGTATATGCTATCACTTAAATTTGAGACTCTTAAACTTGAACTTATTAATTTAATGTAAACATCAGGTGCGAGTAAGTATTTTCATGTTAACAGACACAGTCTCCCAAACACAAAAAAATGGAATGACCTGTGACAAGCTGCTAGCAAAACATAGGCCCTGCTAACACCAAAAGACTGTTAAAGTTAAACTTATTAATTTAATATAAATATCAGGTACGAATAAGTATTTTCCTAACTACAGCCGTCGACTAGTCTTCAAATTGCTAGCAAAACATAGGCCCTAATAACACCAAAGTTCCTATATTAAGTGCTATATATTGTCACTTTATTTTGAGACGGTTAAAATTAAACTTATTAATTTAATATAAACATCAGGTACGAGTAAGTATTTTCATAACTACAGTCGTCGACTAGTCTTCAAATTGCTAGCAAAACATAGGCCCTAAAAACACCAAAATTCCTATCTCtctgtgtatatatatgtaaagCACATatctaattttgaaataaaaCATTCATAGATTAGCTTTTTCAATGGCCTCCAATCTCCATTTCCAAAACCATGGCCAAAAAAATCATGATATTGTAGTAGTTGTTGTCCCTTTTCCAGCACAAGGACATCTCAATCAACTTCTTCAACTATGTAAACTCATTGCTTCCTATAATGTAAAAGTCCATTATGTTACAACCAAGACACACACTCATCAAGCTAAATTAAGAGTTCATGACCCTTTTTCTTTTGTCAATATTCATTTTCATGAATTCTCAACACCATTTTTCGTATCTCCCCCTCCTAATCCGAACGTTTCCATCAAATTTCCTTGCCATCTTCAACCATCATTCGAGGCAACTTCTCATCTACGAAAGCCTGTGGCCAAACTTCTTCGTGTCCTCTCGTCGAAAAGCCAGAGAGCAATCATCATTCATGACTCCCTAATGGGGTCAGTGGTTCAAGATTTTGTGTACTTACCAAATGCAGAAGCCTATGCTTTTCACAGTGTGTCAGCTTTCACATTGTTCTTGTTCATATGGGAGAATATGGGCAGGCCTTTTAACATTGATGCAAATATGCTAAAAGATGTTCCTTCACTTGAAGATTGTTTTAGTCCTGAATTTGAGAAATTCATTAGAAATGAATATGATTACTTGAAGTTCAATTCAGGGAAGATTTACAACACATGCAAAGTTATAGAAGGTCCTTTTCTTGATTTGCTGTCCAAGGAACAGATTAGTAATAACAAAAAGCAGTGGGCACTTGGACCATTCAATCCTGTTTTAGTACAACATGGGACCAAAGGTAGTACCAAACGACATAAATGTCTAAGTTGGCTAGACAAACAAGGACAAAACTCTGTGATCTTCGTGTCTTTTGGCACGACAACTTCATTTTCGGATGAACAGATCAAGGAGATGGCAATTGGATTGGAAAAGAGCGAGCAGAAGTTCGTTTGGGTACTGAGAGATGCCGATAAAGGGAATGTTTTCGCtaaagatcaatcaagaaagatcGATTTGCCAAAAGGGTTCGAAGAGAGAGTTAAAGAAAAGGGAGTGGTGTTAAGGGATTGGGCGCCACAGTTGGAAATATTGGCACATTCTTCTGTAGGCGGTTTTATGAGTCACTGTGGATGGAATTCGTGCATGGAGAGCATTTCCATGGGCGTGCCAATAGCAGCGTGGCCAATGCATTCGGATCAACCCCGAAATACTATATTGGTCACGAAGATTTTAAAAGTTGGCATAGTCGTTAAGGATTGGACTCGTAGGCACGAGATGGTAACATCTATCATGGTGCAGGCAGCAGTGGAAAAATTAATGGCGTCTAAAGAAGGAGAAGAAATGAGGAACAGAGCAATGGATTTGAGTGCAGCTCTTAAGAAATCAGTAGCAGAAGGTGGTATTAAGAACATGGAGTTGGATTCATTCATTTCTCACATAACAAGGCAAATTTGATCAATCCTAGATCACTTGACTCTCCCCATTTCAACGGTTTTCATTGTGCAATAAGGTCTTACTATCTAGAAGGATTTATTTAATCTATATAATGTAaagaatttttatattattactgTATTTTAACCTATTTTAGCATGTCATTTGCCTTATTTCCAAGTTACTACATTAACAACTGTTAGAGATAGTTATGTAAatgttagagatagctatgtaattgtcccacattggaataggagtagtatctcctttgtatagagtagctataaatagcacctcttgtattgcatcacacacaacatcaatatatcatattttctcccgtgccttctcacatggtatcagagctatcgtgagagatttatcgctgtgcataaattccagcgattccgggaagtaaaatcagtcaccggaacccttttttccggcgactttcaaagttgttttgcgtCTGCTTTGTCTCGGTCAGTGTTGTGCACAAAATCCAATACTACCACAAGAGTAGTCACTGTCCGGCGACCAAATCCCAGTGAAAATCTCTGACGGTACTGTAGCTGTCCAAAGAAAATTTTCCGGCGAAGTTCCAACGTTGCGTGGGCCaccttccggccattttttggcgacgactcttcaggacagattgtttcccttgcaattccgagcctacccatccaggttacaccaaattccgaccacttttttatttttccggcgtgaatagtgatttcaaaaagttgacttccggccattttttgaaaaagttccttcagaacagttgggtcttctggtaattccgatcctacccctactgtttttatttcattccgACCACTTTGAATATTTTCCGGCTGCAACAGTAACTTTCCAACTGCTACAGTAGTTTACTATTCTGGTTCAGTGTTCCTTACTCTATTTTCAGTGGATTACAGTtgattatttctcttatttggtaataatttacaagatgtctttgggaattgatgtttttgggtctaaaagcatgagttctggaaactctaatgttatgattacctcggaacctttaatgggaggttcaaactacttagcttgggcttcatctgtcgagttgtggtgtaaaggtcaaggtgtgcaagatcatctgattaaacagtctagcgaaggagatgaaaaggcgatagcgctttgggcaaaaattgatgctcaattatgtagcatcttgtggcgttctattgattctaagttgatgcctttgtttcggccattccagacatgttatttggtttgggcaaaggctcgtacgttatacactaatgatatatctcgcttctatgatgtgatatcacggatgacaaacttaaagaagcaagaattagatatgtctacttacttgggtcaggtacaggcagtcatggaggaatttgagacattgatgccagtttctgctagtgtgtcaaaacaacaagagcagcgacagaaaatgtttctagttcttacactcgctggacttcctcatgatcttgattcagtacgagaccagattttggcgagtccgactgtccctacagttgatgaattattctctcgatTACTTCGCCTTGCTGCAGCACCAAGTCACCCAGTGATTTCATCACAGATACTTGATTCCTCTGTTCTTGCATCCCAGACAGTGGATGTTCGGGCATCTCAAGCTATGGAGAATAGACGAGGAGGCGGTCGTTTTGGGAGATCTAGACCCAAGTGTTTTTATCGTCACAAACTTGGACACACTCGCGAAATGTGTTATTCCTTAAATGGCCGTCCACCCAAAAATGCCTACGTTGCTCAGAGCGAGACTACAGGTAACCAGGGCTTTTCTGTATCTAAAGAAGAATATAATGAGCTCCTTCAGTATCGAGCAAGTAAGCAAacatctccacaagtagcctcagttgcccagactgacactcctattgctggtaattcttttgcttgtgtttcccagtctagtactcttggaccatgggtcatggactcaggcgcttctgatcatatctctggtaataaatcacttttgtcgaatattgtatattcacagtctcttcctactgttactttagccaatggatgtcaaactaaggcacaaggagttggacaagccaacccattgtcttctatcaccctagattccgttctttatgttcctggttgtccttttagtcttgcatctgttagtcgtttgactcgtgccctcaattgtggtatatattttattgatgattcttttattatgcaggaccgcagtacgggacggacaattggtacaggtcgtgaatcagaaggtctttactaccttaactcgctcagtccttccacaacatgtctagttacagatcctccagatctaatccacagacgtttaggacatccgagtttatccaaacttcaaaagatggtgcctagtttatccagtttgtctagattagattgtgagtcgtgtcagcttgggaaacatacccgagcttcctttacgcgtagtgttgagagtcatgcagagtctgttttctccttggttcattctgatatatggggtcctagtagagtcagttcaaccttgggatttcgttattttgttagctttattgatgattactcaagatgtacttggcttttcttaatgaaagatcgttctgagttattctctatattccagagtttttgtgctgaaatcaaaaaccaatttggtgtctctatccgcattttttgcagtgataatgccttagaatatgTATCTTCTCAGTTTCAGCAATTTATGTCTTTctcatggaattattcatcagacatcttgtccttatacccctcagcaaaatggggttgcagaaagaaagaataggcaccttattgagactgctcgcacacttctaattgagtctcgtgttccgctgcgtttttggggcgatgcagttctcacagcttgttatttgattaataggatgccttcatctcccatcaagggtcagattccacattcaatattgtttccccagtcagccttataccctcttccacctcgggtttttgggagcacatgttttgttcataacttagccccggggaaagataagttagctcctcgtgctctcaagtgtgtcttccttggttattctcgtgttcagaagggatatcgttgttattcacctgatcttcataggtaccttatgtcagctgacgtcacatttttcgcgtctaaacctttcttcacaactgatgtcacttctgctgaccactgctgaccaccatgacatatctgaggtcttacctataccAACTTTTGAGGAGTTTAGTAATCCTCCTCCACCTTCAACCACAGAGGTTTCACCCATACCAACTTTTGAGGAGTCCAGTGTTATCCCTCCTAGTTCCCCAGCCACAGGAacaccactcttgacttatcatcgtcgttCGCGCCCTACATCAGGCCCATCTGGTTCTCGTCCTGCACCTGACACGGCTCCTACTGCGGATCCTGCTCCTAGTACACCGATTGCACTTCGAAAAGGTATACGGACCAcactaaaccctaatcctcattatgttggtttgagttatcatcgtctgtcatctccccattatgcttttatatcttcattgtcctcggtttccatccctaagtctacaggtgaagcattgtctcatccaggatggcgacaggctatgagtgacgagatgtctgctttacatacaagtggtacatgggagcttgttcctcttccttcaggtaaatctaccgttggttgtcgttgggtttatgcagtcaaagttggtcccgatggccagattgatcgacttaaggcacgtcttgttgccaaaggatacactcaaatatttgggctagattacagtgataccttctctccagtggctaaagtggcatcagttcgcctttttctatccatggctgcagttcgtcattggcccctctatcagttggacattaagaatgcctttcttcatggtgatcttgaggatgaggtttatatggagcaaccacctggttttattgctcagggggagtctcgtggccttgtatgtcgcttgcgtcggtcactttatggtctaaagcagtctcctcgagcctggtttggtaagttcagcacggttatccaggagtttggcatgactcgtagtgaagctgatcactctgtgttttattgccactctgcttcaagtctatgtatttatctggtagtctatgttgatgatattgttattacgggcaatgatcaggatggtattactaatctgaagcaacatctcttccagcactttcaaactaaggatctaggcaagattgaagtactttctaggtattgaggttgctcaatctagctcaggtattgttatttctcaaaggaaatatgtgttagacattcttgaggaaacagggatgacaggttgcagacctgttgacacgccgatggatccgaattctaaacttctgcctggacagggggagccgcttagcgatcctgcaagctataggcggctggttggtaaattaaattatctcacagtgactaggcccgacatttcttatcctgtgagtgttgtaagtcagtttatgaattctccctgtgatagtcattgggatgcagttgtccgcattatccggtatataaaatcggctccaggtaaaggattactgtttgaggatcgaggtcatgagcagatcgttgggtactcggatgctgattgggcaggatcaccttctgatagacgttctacgtctggatattgtgttttagtaggaggaaatttggtgtcctggaaaagtaagaaacagaatgtagttgctcggtctagtgcagaagcagaataccgagcaatggctatggcaacatgtgaactagtctggaccaaacaattgctcaaggagttgaaatttggtgaaatcagtcggatggaacttgtgtgcgataatcaagctgcacttcatattgcatcaaatccggtgtttcatgagagaactaaacacattgagattgattgtcacttcgtcagagaaaagatactctcaggagatattactacgaagtttgtgagatcgaatgatcaacttgcagatattttcaccaagtccctcactagtcctcgcattgattatatatgtaacaagctcggtacatatgatttatatgctccggcttgagggggagtgttagagatagctatgtaaatgttagagatagctatgtaa comes from the Nicotiana sylvestris chromosome 4, ASM39365v2, whole genome shotgun sequence genome and includes:
- the LOC104212954 gene encoding zeatin O-glucosyltransferase-like, producing MASNLHFQNHGQKNHDIVVVVVPFPAQGHLNQLLQLCKLIASYNVKVHYVTTKTHTHQAKLRVHDPFSFVNIHFHEFSTPFFVSPPPNPNVSIKFPCHLQPSFEATSHLRKPVAKLLRVLSSKSQRAIIIHDSLMGSVVQDFVYLPNAEAYAFHSVSAFTLFLFIWENMGRPFNIDANMLKDVPSLEDCFSPEFEKFIRNEYDYLKFNSGKIYNTCKVIEGPFLDLLSKEQISNNKKQWALGPFNPVLVQHGTKGSTKRHKCLSWLDKQGQNSVIFVSFGTTTSFSDEQIKEMAIGLEKSEQKFVWVLRDADKGNVFAKDQSRKIDLPKGFEERVKEKGVVLRDWAPQLEILAHSSVGGFMSHCGWNSCMESISMGVPIAAWPMHSDQPRNTILVTKILKVGIVVKDWTRRHEMVTSIMVQAAVEKLMASKEGEEMRNRAMDLSAALKKSVAEGGIKNMELDSFISHITRQI